A genome region from Meriones unguiculatus strain TT.TT164.6M chromosome 13 unlocalized genomic scaffold, Bangor_MerUng_6.1 Chr13_unordered_Scaffold_49, whole genome shotgun sequence includes the following:
- the LOC132651358 gene encoding pro-adrenomedullin-like → MKLVSIILIFLGSLAFLDVDTAQPDASSQWELAWNKWVLSSGKRELQASSTNSSGLTGEEIVLNSTLVPLQDKESTSKSPQASTPSIAHIGFKHYRPMMNPGSPSSPCRLGTCILQKLAQRIYQLTDKSKDAVAPQNKISPQGYGRRHWRSLPEVLQAQTVVSSQEQTQATAASGDGWQQ, encoded by the exons atgaagctggtttccatcaTCCTGATATTCCTGGGTTCACTTGCCTTCCTAGATGTGGACACTGCACAGCCAGATGCATCCTCGCA atgggagctggcCTGG AATAAGTGGGTGCTAAGTAGTGGCAAGAGGGAACTGCAGGCATCCAGCACCAATTCCTCGGGACTCACTGGTGAGGAGATAGTTCTTAACTCGACTCTTGTTCCGCTCCAGGACAAGGAGAGCACATCGAAATCCCCACAAGCCAG CACTCCCAGCATAGCCCATATTGGATTCAAACACTACCGCCCTATGATGAACCctggctctcctagctctccatGCCGCTTAGGGACGTGCATACTGCAGAAATTGGCCCAACGGATCTACCAGTTGACAGACAAAAGTAAAGACGCTGTGGCCCCCCAAAACAAGATCAGCCCTCAAGGCTATGGCCGCCGGCACTGGCGTTCCCTGCCAGAGGTCCTCCAGGCCCAGACTGTGGTgtcctcccaagagcagacacaggcaaCAGCAGCCTCCGGGGATGGGTGGCAGCAATGA